In Novipirellula artificiosorum, the genomic window ACGCCGTCATCAATACTGGACGCATCCGGTTTAAAGCGGTTCGCTCGGTCACCTCCTTCATGGACAACCCAGCGGAACGTGCTTGCTCGGCCGCGCTGACCCAAACCAACCCATTGAGGACCGCGACGCCGAATAGCGCGATGAAGCCAACGCCCGCAGAAATACTGAACGGCATGCCTCGAATGGCCAGCGCAAAGATCCCACCACTTGCGGCCATCGGGACCGCTAAGAAGATCAACATCGCCAACGAAACGCTCCGGAAGGTCGTGTGCAGCAACAAGAAGATCAACAGCAGCACCAACGGCGTGATCAACATCAAACGGCGACTGGCCGATTGAAGGTTCTCAAAGTCGCCGCCCCAGCGAATCTCGTAGGCTGGCGGCAGCTTCACTTTTTTGGCCACCACGCGTTTGGCTTCACTGACAAAGCTGGCCACGTCGCGACCTCGAACATTAGCGGCAATAAAGGTTCGCCGGCGGACATTATCATGTTCCACCGAAGGGGGGGTTTCTTCGAGCGAAAGATCCGCCAATTCCCCCAACGGGACGATCCGACCGCCCGCTTCATCGACAGGCAATTGCTTTAACAGCGACATGTCCTTTCGCCAACTTTCCGGGATGCGAACAAGGATCGGATAGCGAGCTCGTCCGTCGATGATCGTACCCACCGGTCGCCCACCCAGCGCCTCGATCGCGCCAAGCACTTTGGAAGCATCGATGCCGTACTGTGCGAGTGCTTCGCGGCGTGGGCGAATCGACAGCATTTGCAGGTTGGCTTGATAGTCAGCACGCACGTCGGCCGAGCCATCGATTGATTGCAAAACACCTTCGATCTCTTTGGACTTTCTCGCCAGCACCTCCAAATCGTCGCCATACAGTAATACCGCCACATCACTTTTGACGCCAGCCACCAGCTCGTCGACCCGCATCTCGATGGGCTGGGTGAATCCAAACGCCACCCCGGCCACGCGGCGATTCAATTGCGTATCCATTTCCGCAATCAAGTCATCACGTGTCACGCCTATTCGCCATTGGTCTTGCGATTCCAAAATCACCCAAACATCGGTTTGGTGCACGCCCATCACATCGTTGGCGATTTCCGGCCGTCCCGTTTTGCAGAAAACCGTTTTGACTTCCGGAAACTCCATCAGGGTTTTTTCAATCTCCGTGCTCATTTCCGTTGCGCCTTCGATCGTCGCACTCGGCAAACGCTGCGCTTCGACCAGCAGGTCGCCTTCCTCCAATCGCGGCATGAACTCGGCCCCGAGTTGCATCGAAACGGGAATGCTGATTGCAAACACGGTCACGGCCAACAGCGCGATCATCGCTGGCGCGGCAATCGCACGATGGACCAACGGTCTGTAGATCCATTTGATCCAACGAACAAAGAAAACATCCTTGTCGGTCAAATTTCGTGGTAGCGCGAGGGACGCCAAAGCGGGCATGAGCGTCATCGACAAAATCAACGAACCGAACAGTGCAAACAATACCGTCAACGCCATCGGGCGGAACAGTTTGCCTTCGGTTCCTTCGAGCAGCAGCACCGGAATGTAAACGACCGCGATAATCAATTCACCGAACAAGGTAGGCTTGCGTACTTCAATGCAGGCATCACGAATGACATCGATTCGTGGTTTTCCTTCTGAGTTATGCGACAACCGATGCATGCAGTTCTCGACCATGATCACCGACGAATCGACAATCAACCCAAAGTCGATCGCACCAAGGCTCATCAAACTGGCCGAAATCGCGGTCGCATACATTAAGTTTGCTGCGAACAACATGGATAACGGGATGGC contains:
- a CDS encoding efflux RND transporter permease subunit → MVVLQKLIEFCLENRFIVLACTFLMAVAGIRSAMELPIDAVPDMTNVQVAVITDAGSLSPVEVEQYITYPVESTMGGLPNVEEVRSVSKFGISVVTIVFNEGTDVYFARQVVTERLPTAAAAIPPGYGTPELGPLTTALGEILQFEVRGDDYTPMQLRTMLEWEIAPKLREVRGVTEINTHGGFYKSFEIRPDPDQLASNNVTLSDLFDRVQENNGSTGGGYVVHHDEQRFIRGEALLKGIEDIQNIVIRRDERAAPILLADIAEVVTAPLTRQGAVTRDGRGEAVTGLVMMLIGENSREVVGRVKERIDEIQGTLAPGVWLEITYDRSALIGRTLHTVMKNLIEGGVLVVIVLLLMLGSVRAGVIVALAIPLSMLFAANLMYATAISASLMSLGAIDFGLIVDSSVIMVENCMHRLSHNSEGKPRIDVIRDACIEVRKPTLFGELIIAVVYIPVLLLEGTEGKLFRPMALTVLFALFGSLILSMTLMPALASLALPRNLTDKDVFFVRWIKWIYRPLVHRAIAAPAMIALLAVTVFAISIPVSMQLGAEFMPRLEEGDLLVEAQRLPSATIEGATEMSTEIEKTLMEFPEVKTVFCKTGRPEIANDVMGVHQTDVWVILESQDQWRIGVTRDDLIAEMDTQLNRRVAGVAFGFTQPIEMRVDELVAGVKSDVAVLLYGDDLEVLARKSKEIEGVLQSIDGSADVRADYQANLQMLSIRPRREALAQYGIDASKVLGAIEALGGRPVGTIIDGRARYPILVRIPESWRKDMSLLKQLPVDEAGGRIVPLGELADLSLEETPPSVEHDNVRRRTFIAANVRGRDVASFVSEAKRVVAKKVKLPPAYEIRWGGDFENLQSASRRLMLITPLVLLLIFLLLHTTFRSVSLAMLIFLAVPMAASGGIFALAIRGMPFSISAGVGFIALFGVAVLNGLVWVSAAEQARSAGLSMKEVTERTALNRMRPVLMTALVASLGFVPMALSTSDGAELQRPLATVVIGGLVTSTLLTGLVIPAIYPWFAPKRQPATQATD